Part of the Schistocerca gregaria isolate iqSchGreg1 unplaced genomic scaffold, iqSchGreg1.2 ptg000907l, whole genome shotgun sequence genome is shown below.
catttgcaagtagtgcagccttcacatgcattgcagcccttcgcaaggagtacagccttcgcaaggagtgcagcattcgcaaggagtgcagcattcgcaaggagtgcagcattcgcaaggagtggagcctttgcatggagtgcagccttcgcaaagagtgccgcctttgcatggagtttgGCCTCTGCAtggttttcagccttcacatggagtgcagccttcacatggagtgaagccttcacatggagtgtagccttcccaatggagtgcaacattggcatggagtgtagctttcgcaaggagtgcatcagtcgcatggggtgcagccttcacaactACAGCAGCATCATCATGGGGTACAGCATTCGTATgtggtgcaggcattcacatggagtgcagcctacacatgaagtgcagccttcacatggagtgcagcattcacatggagtgcagccattcatatggaatgccgccttcacatggagtgcagccttcacatggagtgctgccttcacatggagtactgccttcacatggactgcagccacaacgtgtgttgtcctcaaaagatgagcttccttcacaaggagtgcagcctttgcaaggagtggaaactttgcaaggaatgcagcctttgcaaggagtgcagcctttgcaaggagtgcagccttcgcaaggaatgcagccttcacatgcattgcagcctttgcaaggagtgcagcctcgcaaggaatgcagcctctacccacatgcattgcagcctttgcaaggagtgcagcattcgcaaggggtgcagcattcgcaaggagtggagccttcgcaaggagtgcagccttcacatgcattgcagcctttgcaaggagtacagcattcgcaaggagtgcagcattcgtaaggagggcagcgtttgcaagtagtgcagccttcacatgcattgcagccttcgcaaggagtacagccttcgcaaggagtgcagccttcgcaaggagtgcagcattcgcaaggcgtggagccttcacatggagtgaagccttcacatggagtgtagccttcgcaatggagtgcaacattggcatggagtgtagccttcgcaatgagtgcatcagtcgcatggggtgcagccttcacacctacagcagcattcgcaaggggtacagccttcgtatgtagtgcaggcatacacatgtagtgcagcctacacatgaagtgcagccttcacatggagtgcagccttcacatggagtgcagccattcacatggattgcagccttcacatggagtgcagccttcacatggagtgaagccttcacatggagtgtagccttcccaatggagtgcaacattggcatggagtgtagcctttgcaaggaatgcatcagtcgcatggggtgcagccttcacacctacagcagcattcgcatcgagtacagccctcgtatgtagtgcaggcattgacatgtagtgcagcctacacatgaagtgcagccttcacatggagtgaagccttcacatggagtgcagccattcatatggaatgcagccttcacatggagtgcagccttcatatggagtgctgccttcgcatggagtgctgccttcacatggactgcagccacaaggtgtgttgtccttaaaagatgagctttccttcacaaggagtgcagcctttgcaaggagtggagcctttgcaaggagtgcagcctttgcaaggagtgcagcctttgcaaggagtgaagccttcgcaaggaatgcagccttcacatgcattgcagcctttgcaaggagtacagcctttgcagggagtacagcattcgcaaggagtgcagcatttgcaaggaatgGAGCGTTCGcaaggattgcagccttcacatgcattgcagccttcgcaaggagtacaggtttcacaaggagtgcagcattcgcaaggagtgcagcattcgcaaggagtgcagcattcgcaaggagtgcggccttcacatggagtgcagccttcacatggggtgcagccattcatatggaatgcagccttcacatggagtgctgccttcgcatggagtgctgccttcacatggactgcagccacaaggtgtgttgtcctcaaaatataagctttccttcacaaggagtgcagcctttgcaaggagtgcagccttcgcaaggagtgcagccttcgcaaggaatgcagccttcacatgcattgcagccttcgcaaggagtacagtctttgcaaggagtgcagcattcgcaaggaatgcagcattcgcatggagtagagccttcgcaaggagtgcagcctttgcatggagtgcagccttcgcaaagagtgccgcctttgcatggagtgtggcccttgcatggatttcagctttcacatggagtgcagccgtcacatggagtgaagccttcacatggagtgcagccattcatatggaatgcagccttcacatggagtgcagccttcacatggagtgctgccttcgcatggtgtgctgccttcacatggactgcagccacaaggtgtgttgtcctcaaaagaagagctttccttcacaaggagtgtagcctttgcaaggagtggagcctttgcaaggagtgcagcctttgcaaggagtgcagaatTCGCAAGGaacacagccttcgcaaggaatgcagccttcacatgcattgcagacttcgcaaggagtacagcctacgcaaggagtgcagcattcgcaaggagtgcagtattcgcaaggagtcgagacttcgcaaggagtgcagcattcgcatggagtgaagccttcgcaaagagtgccgcctttgcatggagtgtggcctttgcatggattgcagccttcacatggagtgcagccttcacatggaatgaagccttcacatggagtgtagccttcccaatggagtgcaacattgacatggggtgtagccttcgcaatgactgcatcagtcgcatggggtgcagccttcacacctacagcagcatttgcatggggtacagccttcgtatgtagtgcaggcattcacatggagtgcagcctacacatgaagtgcagccttcacatggagtgcagccttcacatgcagtgtagccattcatatggaatgccgccttcacatggagtgcagccttcacatggagtgcagccacaaggtgtgttgtcctcaaaagatgagctttccttcacaaggagtgcagcctttgcaaggagtggagattttgcaaggaatgcagcctttgcaaggagtgcagcctttgcaaggagtgcagccttcgcaaggaatgcagccttcacatgcattgcagcctttgcaaggagtacagccattgcaatcagtgcagcattcgcaaggagtgcagcattcgcaagcagtggagcgttcgcaaggagtgcagccttcacatgcattgcagccttcgcaaggagtacagccttcgcaaggagtgcagcattcgcaagaagtgcagcattcgcaaggagtggagccttcgcaaggagtgtggcgttcgcatggagtgcagccttcgcatggggagtggcctttgcatggagtgctgccttcgcatggagtgctgccttcacatggactgcagccacaaggtgtgttgtcctcaaaagatgagctttccttcacaaggagtgcagcctttccaaggagtggagcctttgcaaggaatgcagccattgcaaggagtgcagcctttgcaaggagtgcagccttcgcaaggaatgcagccttcacatgcattgcagcctttgcaaggagtacagccatttcaatcagtgcagcattcgcaaggagtgcagcattcgcaagcagtggagccttcgcaaggagtgcagccttcacatgcattgcagcctttgcaaggagtacagccattgcaatcagtgcagcatttgcaaggagtgcagcattcgcaaggagtgtagccttcgcaaggagtgcatcagtcgcatggggtgaagccttcacacctacagcagcattcgcatggggtacagccttcgtatgtagtgcaggcattcacacggagtgcagcctacacatgaagtgcaggcttcacatggagtgcagccttcacatggagtgcagccattcatatggaatgcagccttcacatgcagtgcagccttcacatggagtgctgccttcgcatggagtgctgccttcacatggaatgcagccacaaggtgtgttgtcctcaaaagatgagctttccttcataaggagtgtagcctttgcaaggactggagcctaagcaaggagtgcagcctttgcaaggagtgcggcctttgcaaggagtgcagcctttgcaaggaatgcagcttcacatgcattgcagcctttgcaaggagtacagcttttgcaaggagtgcagcattcgtaaggagtgcagcattcgcaaggagtggagccttcgcaaggactgcagccctcatatgcattgcagccttcgcaaggagtacagccttagcaaggagtgcagcatcgcaaggagtgcagcattcgcaaggagtggagccttcgcaaggagtgcggccttcacttggagtgcagccttcgcatggaatgtggcctttgcatggatttcagccttcacatggagtgcagccttcacatgtagtgaagccttcatatggagtgtagccttcgcaatggagtgcaacattggcatggagtgtagcctttgcaaggagtgcatcagtcacatgggtgcagccttcacacctacagcagcatttgcatggggtacagccttcatatgtagtgcaggcatccacatggagtgcagcctacacatgaagtgcagccttcacatggagtgcagccttcacatggagtgcagccattcatatggaaagcagccttcacatggagtgctgccttcgcttggagtgctgccttcacatggactgcagccacaaggtgtgttgtcctcaaaatatgagctttccttcacaaggagtgcagcctttgcaaggagtgcagcctttgcaaggagtgcagccttcgcaaggagtgcagccttcgcaaggaatgcagccttcacatgcattgcagccttcgcaaggagtacaagccttcgcaaggagtgcagcattcgcaaggaatgcagcattcgcatggagtggagcctttgcaaggagtgcaggccttgcatggagtgcagccttcgcaaagagtgccgcctttgcatggagtgtggcctttgcatggatttcaaccttcacatggagtgcagccttcacatggagtgaagccttcacatggagtgcagccattcatatggaatgcagccttcacatggagtgcagccttcacatggagtgctgcccttcgcatggtgtgctgccttcacaaggactgcagccacaaggtgtgttgtcctcaaaagaagagctttccttcacaaggagtgcagcctttgcaaggagtggagcctttgcaaggagtgcagcctttgcaaggagcgcagcctttgcaaggagtgcagcctttgcaaggagtgcagccttcacaaggaatgcaagccttcacatgcattgcagccttcacaaggagtacagcctttggaaggagtgcagcattcgcaaggagtgcagcattcgcaaggagtggcgccttcgcaaggagtgcagccttcacatgcattgcagccttcgcaaggagtacagccttcgcaaggagtgcagcattcgcaaggagtgcagcattcgcaaggagtggatccttcgcaaagagtgcagccttcgcatggattgcagcattctcaaagagtgccgcctttgcatggagtgtggcctttgcatggatttcagccttcacatggagtgcagccttcatatagagtgaagccttcacatggagtgtagccttcccaatggagtgcaacattggcatggagtgtagccttcgcaaggagtgcatcagtcgcatggggtgctgccttcacacctacagcagcattcacatggggtacagccttcgtatgtagtgcaataaattcacatggaatgcagcctacacatgaagtgcagccttcacatggagtgcaggccttcacatggagtgctgccttcgcatggagtgctgccttcacatggactgcagccacaaggtgtcttgtcctcaaaagatgagctttccttcacaaggagtgcagcctttgcaaggagtgcagcctttgcaaggagtgcagccttcgcaaggaatgcagccttcacatgcattgcagcctttgcaaggagtacagcctttggaaggagtacagcattcgcaaggagtgcagcattcgcaaggaggggagcgtttgcaagtagtgcagccttcacatgcattgcagcctttgcaaggagtacagccttcgcaaggagtgcagcattcgcaaggagtgcagcattcacaaggagtggagccttcgcaaggagtgcagccctcacatgcattgcagccttcgcaaggagtaacAGCCTTAGCAagcagtgcagcatcgcaaggagtgcagcattcgcaaggagtggacccttcgcaaggagtgcggccttcacatggagtgcaaacTTCGCaaggaatgtggcctttgcatggatttcagccttcacatggagtgcacccttcacatagaatgaagccttcacatggagtgtagccttcccaatggagtgcaacattggcatggagtgtagccttcgcaaggactgcatcagtcgcatggggtgcagccttcacacctacagcagcatttgcatggggtacagccttcgtatgtagtgcaggcattcacttggagtgcagcctacacatgaagtgcatccttcacatggaatgcagccttcacctggagtgcagccatttatatggaatgcagccttcacatggagtgctgccttcgcatggagtgctgccttcacatggactgcagccacaaggtgtgttgatctcaaaaatatgagctttccttcacaaggagtgcagcctttgcaattagtgcagcctttgcaaggagtgcagccttcgcaaggagtgcagccttcgcaagggatgcagccctcacatgcattgcagccttcgcaaggagtgcagccttcgcaaggagtgcagcattcgcaaggaatgcagcattcgcatggagtggagccttcgcaaggagtacagccttagcatggagtgcagccttcgcaaagagtgccgcctttgcatggagtgtggcctttgcatggatttcagccttcacatggagtgcagccttccatggagtgaagccttcacatggagtgcagctattcatatggaatgcagccttcacatg
Proteins encoded:
- the LOC126324789 gene encoding uncharacterized protein LOC126324789, which translates into the protein MSFPSQGVQPLQGVEILQGMQPLQGVQPLQGVQPSQGMQPSHALQPLQGVQPLQSVQHSQGVQHSQAVERSQGVQPSHALQPSQGVQPSQGVQHSQEVQHSQGVEPSQGVWRSHGVQPSHGEWPLHGVLPSHGVLPSHGLQPQGVLSSKDELSFTRSAAFPRSGAFARNAAIARSAAFARSAAFARNAAFTCIAAFARSTAISISAAFARSAAFASSGAFARSAAFTCIAAFARSTAIAISAAFARSAAFARSVAFARSASVAWGEAFTPTAAFAWGTAFVCSAGIHTECSLHMKCRLHMECSLHMECSHSYGMQPSHAVQPSHGVLPSHGVLPSHGMQPQGVLSSKDELSFIRSVAFARTGA